The Pedobacter mucosus genome window below encodes:
- a CDS encoding methylmalonyl-CoA mutase family protein, with the protein MQQLEIYKPKNKIRFVTAAALFDGHDATINIMRRILQSSGAEVIHLGHNRSVDEVVNCAIQEDVQGIAMTSYQGGHIEYFKYMHDLLKEKGSGHIKIFAGGGGVILPSEIEELQNYGIEKIYSPDDGRKMGLQGMINDMLIKSDFVTKSEITNELDTIPKMDVKAIASAITVAENDPEGAQLFVDKLKKLSRNHKSPVLGITGTGGAGKSSLVDELVRRFLVEVKDKTLAIISIDPSKRKTGGALLGDRIRMNAINNPRVYMRSLATRQANLALSKNVQESIDICKAAGYDLIIVETSGIGQSDTEITEHCDVSLYVMTPEFGAATQLEKIDMLDFADLVAINKFDKRGALDALRDVRKQYKRNHNIFEATDEEIPVYGTMASQFNDPGMNNLFVALMQQIKEKTGTNFNAKMELTSDQSEKIYIIPPDRIRYLAEIAESSQSYNEWVDKQALIAKKMYQLKGVLDLAEENKSLSFGDGLKDAYTFFEEQLDGECKRLLRQWPETKKAYKEEFFIYNVRDKEIKQHLYYESLSKLQIPKVSLPRYEDLGDILRWLLTENLPGEFPYAAGVFPLKREGEDPTRMFAGEGGPERTNKRFHYVSLGQPAHRLSTAFDSVTLYGEDPHIRPDIYGKIGNSGVSIATLDDAKKLYSGFDLCSSSTSVSMTINGPAPMLLGFFMNVAIDQQCEKYIIENELKEEVAAKIISIYKHKKVERPKYSGELPEGNDGLGLMLLGVTGDEVLPLDVYNVVKAKAISAVRGTVQADILKEDQAQNTCIFSTEFALRMMGDIQKYFIDEKVRNFYSVSISGYHIAEAGANPISQLAFTLSNGFTFVEYYLSRGMHIDDFAPNLSFFFSNGTDPEYAVIGRVARRIWAKAIKNKYKGNDRSQKLKYHIQTSGRSLHAQEIDFNDIRTTLQALYAIYDNCNSLHTNAYDEAITTPTEESVRRAMAIQLIINRELGLAKNENPLQGAFIIEELTDLVENAVLTEFKRINDRGGVLGAMETMYQRSKIQEESLYYETLKHNGEYPIIGVNTFLNKKGSPTIVPSEIIRATEEEKQYQINTLKKFQNRNVDKAPNLLKQLQKSAIAGDNIFEQLMEVCKVCSLGQISNALYEVGGQYRRNM; encoded by the coding sequence ATGCAACAACTAGAAATATACAAGCCTAAAAATAAAATCCGATTTGTAACCGCTGCCGCTCTATTTGACGGACATGATGCAACTATAAATATCATGCGTCGAATTCTTCAAAGTTCAGGTGCTGAAGTAATTCATTTGGGTCATAATCGTTCAGTTGATGAAGTTGTAAATTGTGCCATTCAAGAAGATGTGCAGGGAATCGCCATGACTTCCTATCAAGGTGGCCATATAGAATATTTTAAATATATGCATGATCTTTTAAAAGAAAAGGGTTCGGGTCATATCAAGATATTTGCTGGAGGTGGTGGCGTTATCTTACCTTCTGAAATTGAAGAGCTTCAAAATTATGGTATAGAAAAAATATATTCTCCTGATGATGGTAGGAAAATGGGTTTACAAGGTATGATTAACGACATGTTAATTAAGAGTGATTTTGTAACTAAATCAGAAATTACCAACGAGTTAGATACCATTCCAAAAATGGATGTTAAAGCAATTGCTAGCGCAATAACTGTAGCAGAAAATGATCCGGAAGGTGCTCAACTTTTCGTTGATAAATTAAAAAAATTATCTCGAAATCATAAATCTCCAGTTTTAGGAATCACCGGAACAGGTGGTGCAGGTAAATCATCTTTGGTTGATGAGCTTGTTCGAAGATTTTTAGTTGAAGTGAAGGATAAAACCTTAGCCATAATTTCTATTGATCCATCAAAAAGAAAAACTGGCGGTGCACTTTTAGGTGATCGTATTCGAATGAATGCCATCAATAACCCACGGGTTTACATGCGCTCTCTTGCTACCAGACAAGCAAATTTAGCTTTGTCTAAAAATGTACAGGAAAGTATTGATATATGTAAGGCGGCTGGCTATGATTTAATTATCGTGGAAACGTCTGGTATCGGACAATCAGATACTGAAATTACTGAGCATTGCGATGTTTCTTTATACGTAATGACTCCTGAATTTGGTGCAGCTACGCAATTGGAAAAAATTGATATGCTTGATTTTGCAGATTTAGTTGCTATTAATAAATTCGATAAAAGAGGCGCTTTAGATGCTTTACGGGATGTTCGTAAACAATATAAACGCAATCATAATATTTTTGAAGCCACAGATGAGGAGATTCCAGTATATGGAACAATGGCATCGCAATTTAACGATCCAGGAATGAATAATTTATTTGTAGCATTAATGCAGCAAATAAAGGAAAAAACTGGAACAAATTTCAATGCGAAAATGGAACTAACTTCAGATCAATCTGAAAAGATCTATATAATACCTCCAGATCGTATTCGTTACTTAGCAGAAATTGCTGAATCAAGCCAATCGTATAATGAATGGGTAGATAAACAAGCTTTAATTGCAAAAAAAATGTATCAGCTTAAGGGCGTTTTAGATCTAGCTGAAGAAAATAAATCTCTATCATTTGGGGATGGATTAAAAGATGCTTATACATTTTTCGAAGAGCAGTTAGATGGTGAATGTAAACGGCTACTTCGTCAATGGCCAGAAACCAAAAAAGCTTATAAAGAAGAATTTTTTATTTACAATGTCCGTGATAAAGAAATTAAACAACATTTATATTACGAATCACTCTCTAAGCTTCAAATACCAAAGGTATCGCTACCTAGATATGAAGACTTGGGAGATATTTTGCGCTGGCTATTAACAGAAAATTTACCTGGGGAATTCCCTTATGCAGCAGGTGTTTTCCCTTTAAAACGTGAAGGAGAAGATCCGACCAGAATGTTTGCTGGAGAAGGCGGACCAGAACGTACCAATAAAAGATTTCACTATGTTTCATTAGGTCAACCTGCGCATCGCCTTTCTACGGCTTTTGATTCGGTTACACTTTATGGTGAAGACCCTCATATTCGTCCTGATATTTATGGAAAAATAGGGAACTCAGGAGTAAGCATTGCCACGTTGGATGACGCAAAAAAACTATATTCAGGGTTTGATCTTTGCTCGTCATCTACTTCAGTATCTATGACAATAAATGGCCCAGCTCCTATGCTCTTGGGTTTCTTTATGAATGTAGCAATTGATCAGCAATGTGAGAAATATATTATTGAGAATGAACTAAAAGAAGAAGTTGCAGCAAAAATTATATCCATTTATAAACATAAAAAGGTTGAGAGGCCTAAATATAGCGGCGAATTACCAGAAGGTAATGATGGCTTAGGGCTGATGCTTTTGGGCGTAACGGGTGATGAGGTTTTGCCACTTGACGTTTATAATGTCGTGAAGGCAAAAGCAATTAGTGCTGTTCGTGGTACGGTTCAAGCTGATATTTTAAAAGAAGATCAAGCCCAAAACACTTGTATTTTCTCTACAGAGTTTGCTTTAAGAATGATGGGCGACATCCAGAAATATTTTATCGATGAAAAGGTTAGAAACTTCTATTCTGTTTCAATTTCAGGATATCATATTGCCGAAGCAGGAGCAAATCCAATTTCTCAACTGGCTTTTACGCTAAGTAATGGTTTCACATTTGTAGAATATTATCTAAGCAGAGGAATGCATATTGATGATTTTGCACCAAACTTATCTTTCTTCTTCTCTAACGGAACTGATCCCGAATATGCAGTAATTGGTCGGGTTGCTCGTAGGATTTGGGCAAAAGCCATTAAAAATAAGTATAAAGGAAACGATAGATCTCAGAAATTAAAATATCATATTCAAACATCCGGACGTTCACTACATGCTCAAGAAATCGACTTTAATGATATCCGTACTACTTTACAAGCCCTATACGCAATATATGATAATTGTAATTCCCTACATACCAATGCATATGATGAAGCAATTACGACCCCAACTGAGGAATCTGTGCGTAGAGCAATGGCTATCCAATTAATTATCAATCGCGAATTAGGGTTAGCAAAAAATGAAAATCCTTTACAAGGTGCTTTTATTATTGAAGAATTAACGGATCTTGTTGAAAATGCTGTTTTGACAGAATTTAAACGGATTAATGATCGCGGAGGTGTATTAGGAGCAATGGAAACGATGTATCAACGCAGCAAGATACAAGAAGAAAGCCTGTATTATGAAACATTGAAACATAATGGAGAATATCCTATAATTGGTGTAAATACATTTTTAAACAAAAAGGGATCTCCAACGATTGTTCCGAGTGAAATAATTCGTGCTACTGAAGAAGAAAAGCAATATCAGATAAACACACTAAAGAAATTTCAAAATCGTAATGTAGATAAGGCTCCAAATCTTTTAAAGCAGTTACAAAAATCAGCAATTGCTGGTGATAATATTTTTGAGCAACTTATGGAAGTATGCAAGGTTTGCTCTCTTGGTCAAATAAGTAATGCCTTGTACGAAGTTGGTGGGCAATACCGAAGAAATATGTAA
- a CDS encoding acyl-ACP desaturase, producing the protein MSFFADKRREVMLHIEKYMLESMNTYLKPIDTNWQPSDFLPDSTSETFYQDIRVLRDNAKDLSYDLVAVLIGDTITEEALPTYESWLVMVDGQSKDEEGGWMKWVRHWTAEENRHGDLLNKYLYLSGRVDMRQMEISTQYLIADGFDIGTGHDPYRNFIYTSFQELATNVSHRRVASLAKRDGDTLLSKMCGVIASDEARHAKAYKDFMNRIFEVDPNEAMLAFEDMMRKKIVMPAHFLREVGLKIGQTFGHFTDAAQRLGVYTAVDYVEIMQQLIIDWKIEGMRDLDEAGERARDYIMALPSRLLRVAERMKNPTMDYKFSWIAG; encoded by the coding sequence ATGAGTTTTTTTGCAGATAAAAGGAGGGAAGTGATGTTGCATATTGAAAAATATATGCTGGAGTCAATGAATACTTATTTGAAACCAATTGATACCAATTGGCAACCATCTGATTTCCTGCCAGATTCTACAAGCGAAACTTTTTATCAGGATATCAGAGTTTTAAGAGATAACGCAAAAGATCTTTCATATGATTTAGTTGCCGTTTTAATCGGTGATACCATTACTGAAGAGGCTCTTCCAACTTATGAATCTTGGTTAGTTATGGTTGATGGTCAAAGCAAAGATGAAGAAGGTGGCTGGATGAAGTGGGTTCGTCATTGGACGGCTGAAGAAAATCGTCATGGTGATTTATTAAATAAATATCTTTATTTATCTGGTCGTGTTGACATGCGCCAAATGGAGATATCAACGCAATATCTTATTGCTGATGGTTTCGATATAGGAACAGGTCACGACCCTTATCGCAATTTTATATATACTTCTTTCCAAGAATTGGCCACAAACGTTTCTCATAGAAGAGTAGCTTCATTAGCGAAGAGAGATGGAGATACTTTGTTGTCGAAAATGTGTGGTGTAATTGCATCTGATGAAGCAAGGCATGCTAAAGCTTACAAAGACTTTATGAATCGTATTTTTGAAGTTGATCCTAATGAAGCAATGTTAGCGTTTGAAGATATGATGCGTAAGAAAATCGTTATGCCTGCGCACTTTTTAAGAGAAGTTGGTTTAAAGATAGGTCAAACTTTTGGCCATTTTACTGATGCTGCACAACGCCTTGGTGTATATACTGCGGTAGATTACGTTGAAATCATGCAACAGTTGATTATTGATTGGAAAATTGAAGGAATGCGTGATTTAGATGAAGCGGGTGAAAGAGCCAGAGACTACATTATGGCGTTACCATCTCGTTTATTGCGTGTTGCAGAGCGAATGAAAAATCCAACTATGGATTATAAATTTAGCTGGATTGCTGGTTAA